The proteins below are encoded in one region of Chrysemys picta bellii isolate R12L10 chromosome 4, ASM1138683v2, whole genome shotgun sequence:
- the LOC101931939 gene encoding LOW QUALITY PROTEIN: adhesion G protein-coupled receptor E3-like (The sequence of the model RefSeq protein was modified relative to this genomic sequence to represent the inferred CDS: inserted 2 bases in 1 codon), whose translation MGTRGDVYPLGLCIALCLGGTVAQNHGLQGTTEDCNSHMLCPANAKCVNNTHCTCLDGYQSHGNRFFTDTTEICDDINECLGPSQPDCGHNANCTNVAGSYYCHCIHGYEPSSRRAIFKDASENTCQDIDECQGPSPADCGPHAICNNVAGSYYCTCIDGYEPSSGKTKFMHASGDTCQVPSINPSVEFEGIKETCRNFSLQGKRSSRSSSLCSFFNSTLEILMSTFKDGSAALSLENATLPFNALLNSTSLWDGGDKGDVGSAVTVLLQSVEWAALATALRSPEITTQNMTTESMAIQTRLVTGNCSQDSEIFILRAHEETMDVHCDSIPRTATRGLGAAAFISYSNLDSIISARRLSEGNLPAGGKLEKSHLNSRVVSGALGDGRPINLSRPAYFTLRHRQAKKEEEEALCVYWKVVAESGSWSPDGCTTVHTNSTHTNCSCDHLSSLAVLMAPTTVAVSHRETRVTGLDPELRTQEIDPLTIITYVGLTFSLLCLFLAILTFLLCRSIRNVSTSLHLQLCLCLFLANLLFLTAVTRTGSRVACAVIAGLLHYLFLACFSWMFLEGLHLFLTVRNLKVVNYTSASRFKKRFMYPPGXLKKGSNPINVTFFLPPASCWLSLERGFRWSFLGPVCAIILINIMFFALTLWTLRNRLSSLNADVSTLRDHRLLTFKAIAQLFILGCTWSLGLLQVGPAATVMAYLFTIVNSLQGAFIFLVHCLLNRQVREEYRRWIKGCRTSSTKSQTSDLSMFAVPTTSTKTE comes from the exons GGCTCTGCATCGCCCTGTGCCTGGGGGGCACTGTGGCCCAGAATCATGGCTTACAAG GTACCACTGAGGACTGCAACAGCCATATGCTATGCCCAGCAAACGCCAAGTGTGTGAACAACacccactgcacctgcctggaTGGATACCAGTCACATGGGAATCGCTTCTTCACCGACACAACGGAGATCTGTGACG ATATTAACGAGTGTCTGGGGCCGAGCCAGCCAGACTGCGGACACAACGCAAACTGCACCAATGTGGCTGGGAGTTACTACTGCCACTGCATCCATGGCTACGAGCCCAGCTCTAGGAGAGCCATCTTCAAGGATGCAAGTGaaaacacctgccagg ATATTGACGAGTGTCAGGGCCCGAGCCCGGCAGACTGCGGACCCCACGCAATATGCAACAACGTGGCTGGGAGTTACTACTGCACCTGCATCGATGGCtacgagcccagctctgggaaaaCCAAATTCATGCACGCGAGTGGGGacacctgccagg TCCCCAGCATTAACCCCAGCGTTGAGTTTGAGGGAATCAAAGAGACGTGCAGAAATTTCTCTCTGCAG GGAAAGCggagcagcagaagcagcagtcTTTGCTCTTTCTTTAATTCAACCTTAGAGATTTTGATGTCCACGTTCAAAGACGGGAGTGCGGCGTTATCACTGGAG AACGCAACTCTCCCTTTCAATGCCCTCCTGAACAGCACCTCCCTCTGGGATGGCGGAGACAAGGGGGACGTGGGGTCGGCCGTGACGGTCCTGCTGCAGAGCGTGGAATGGGCTGCGCTGGCCACTGCGCTCCGGTCTCCAGAGATAACCACACAGAACATGACGACAGAGTCTATGG ctaTCCAGACACGGCTCGtcacagggaactgcagccaggACAGTGAGATCTTCATCTTGAGAGCTCACGAGGAGACGATGGACGTGCACTGTGATTCAATCCCCAGAACAGCGACACGAG GTTTGGGGGCTGCTGCTTTTATTTCCTACTCCAACCTGGACTCCATCATCAGTGCGAGACGTCTCAGCGAGGGAAATCTACCGGCTGGTGGGAAGCTGGAGAAGAGTCATCTCAACTCCAGGGTGGTGAGTGGGGCCCTCGGAGACGGAAGACCCATTAACCTCTCCAGACCCGCATATTTCACCCTGCGCCACAGACAG GCCaaaaaagaggaggaagaggctctCTGCGTCTACTGGAAAGTAGTGGCCGAGAGCGGCAGCTGGTCTCCGGACGGCTGCACCACCGTGCACACGAACAGCACTCACACCAACTGCAGCTGTGACCATCTCTCCAGCTTGGCCGTCCTAATGGCTCCCACCACAGTGGCGGTATCTCACCGTGAGACTCGGGTCACAGGGCTGGACCCTGAGCTCCGCACTCAG GAGATTGACCCACTGACCATCATCACCTACGTGGGACTGACCTTCTCCCTGCTGTGCCTCTTCCTCGccatcctcaccttcctcctGTGCCGCTCCATCCGCAACGTCAGCACCTCcctccacctgcagctctgcctctgcctcttcctggccaACCTGCTCTTCCTCACTGCTGTGACCCGCACTGGCAGTCGG GTGGCGTGTGCTGTCATTGCTGGGCTCCTACACTACCTCTTCCTGGCCTGCTTCAGCTGGATGTTCCTGGAGGGGCTGCACCTCTTCCTCACCGTCAGAAACCTGAAGGTCGTGAATTACACCAGCGCCAGCCGGTTCAAGAAGAGATTCATGTACCCCCCCGG GCTGAAAAAGGGCAGTAATCCCATTAACGTcaccttcttcctccctcccgctAGCTGCTGGCTCAGCCTGGAGAGAGGCTTTCGTTGGAGCTTCCTGGGTCCAGTCTGTGCCATAATCCTG ATAAATATAATGTTCTTTGCCCTGACCCTGTGGACCCTCAGAAACAGACTCTCCTCCCTCAATGCAGATGTGTCCACCCTCAGAGACCACAG GTTACTGACCTTTAAAGCCATCGCCCAGCTCTTCATTCTGGGCTGCACATGGAGCCTTGGTCTCCTCCAAGTCGGCCCAGCAGCCACGGTCATGGCGTATTTATTCACCATCGTCAACAGCCTGCAGGGAGCCTTCATCTTCCTGGTGCACTGTCTCCTCAATCGCCAG GTGAGAGAGGAGTACAGGAGATGGATCAAGGGATGCCGAACGTCCAGCACGAAATCTCAGACATCCGATCTATCCATGTTTGCTGTCCCCACCACCAGCACCAAGACG gagtaa